The following proteins come from a genomic window of Mariniflexile sp. TRM1-10:
- the rpmC gene encoding 50S ribosomal protein L29, giving the protein MKQSEIKELSVAELQEKLGEIKKSYSDLKLAHAISPLENPIQLRNVRRSVARIATELTKRELQ; this is encoded by the coding sequence ATGAAACAATCAGAAATTAAAGAATTATCAGTAGCCGAGTTACAAGAGAAACTTGGTGAAATAAAAAAGAGTTATTCAGACCTAAAATTAGCTCATGCAATATCTCCTTTAGAAAATCCAATCCAGTTACGTAACGTAAGACGTTCAGTAGCTAGAATTGCGACAGAATTAACTAAAAGAGAATTACAATAA
- the rplP gene encoding 50S ribosomal protein L16: MLQPKRTKFRKQQKGRMKGLSQRGHQLSNGTFGIKSLESEFLTSRQIEAARIAATRYMKREGQLWIKIFPDKPITKKPLEVRMGKGKGAVEYWVAVVKPGRMLFEVGGVSLDIAKEALRLAAQKLPVKTKFIIARDYEA; encoded by the coding sequence ATGTTACAGCCTAAAAGAACAAAATTTCGTAAGCAACAAAAAGGACGTATGAAAGGTCTTTCTCAAAGAGGACACCAACTTTCAAATGGTACTTTTGGTATAAAATCACTCGAATCTGAGTTTTTAACATCGCGACAAATAGAAGCTGCACGTATTGCCGCTACACGTTACATGAAAAGAGAAGGTCAACTTTGGATTAAAATATTTCCAGACAAGCCAATAACAAAGAAACCTCTTGAAGTACGTATGGGTAAAGGTAAAGGTGCCGTTGAGTATTGGGTAGCGGTTGTTAAACCAGGAAGAATGCTTTTTGAAGTAGGAGGAGTATCGTTAGACATCGCTAAAGAAGCGTTACGTTTAGCAGCTCAAAAACTACCAGTTAAAACTAAGTTTATAATTGCTCGCGATTACGAAGCATAA